Proteins from a single region of Chryseobacterium scophthalmum:
- a CDS encoding response regulator, translated as MNNLDTKTANFLLADDHSLIRQGIEFLIEEIGFDGEVFHASTLQKVLETVEMQQIEIVVIDAIFPDGNSLNIISEIKRIKPEVKILVFSGVDESTQSIKYINAGANGFLSKLSEENEIKEAILKIHQTGKYISLITQGVLIDSLHNPNIVNPLQRLTERELEIAEMYAKGYGNLEIANNLNVKQNTISTIKKRIFDKLHIENVVDLADLIKNYH; from the coding sequence ATGAATAATTTAGATACTAAAACCGCTAATTTTTTACTTGCTGATGATCACAGTCTCATAAGGCAAGGGATAGAATTTCTTATAGAAGAGATCGGTTTTGATGGTGAAGTTTTTCATGCATCTACACTTCAGAAGGTCTTAGAAACTGTTGAAATGCAGCAAATAGAAATTGTTGTAATAGATGCTATTTTCCCAGACGGAAATAGCCTGAATATAATTTCTGAAATCAAAAGAATCAAACCTGAAGTTAAGATTCTCGTTTTTTCAGGAGTCGATGAAAGTACACAGTCTATTAAATATATAAACGCAGGAGCAAACGGATTTCTCAGTAAGCTGAGTGAAGAAAATGAAATAAAAGAAGCGATTCTCAAAATTCATCAAACCGGAAAATATATTTCCTTAATTACTCAGGGCGTACTCATCGATTCTTTACATAACCCAAATATTGTAAATCCTCTACAAAGGCTTACTGAAAGAGAATTAGAAATTGCAGAGATGTATGCAAAAGGCTATGGCAATCTCGAAATAGCAAATAATCTTAACGTAAAGCAAAATACGATAAGTACAATCAAAAAAAGAATTTTTGATAAACTGCATATCGAAAATGTGGTTGATTTGGCAGATCTAATCAAGAATTATCATTAG
- a CDS encoding sensor histidine kinase, whose translation MKSKDNQPKSLNFRFRKVVHYSLIFCILLIQLIIAGFFYNEFINRKNLAFIENQLKEVNSLENLTDNSRKELLNAQNSLQQYLVNADKKYLDSYFASLDKLGANLDNINSYEAKFPKLKNILSFQKKDSLGSKNLKLLVDSTYQYSTQSNFKAPTPLPSLKKYESNYNLDKYDFHVETKTIADTVKKKGLFGRLGDAISGKENVRKESTIITVKQGKIPEATAIKADVDSVMNLVQNYYTGEIKKMQVQVIGKQNNNNKFYTIFNKLLIYSNGVMNIYDFAIKDSKADLEKEYALRNSENNKIRTNLILGAMVLMFIVSILIMYLTRIAFVYENQLNAANKQIKENLNFKNRILGMLSHELRSPLKIIGIFIRKINKKTNDDSIKEYLKSISFTNNTLLMQANQILEYTKNQHVENQLIPVVFNLKNEVTSILNSIEPYIETRNNKFIVEENIDPKIEVYSDNTKINQVFMNILANANKFTENGEIRVITKAESVDENIVSLTTIIKDTGVGISKSDLEKIFEPYYQGVLSEDVENLGAGLGLSLCKEIVELYSGNISVDSEQNVGTTVRFKINLNVNK comes from the coding sequence ATGAAGTCAAAAGATAACCAACCGAAATCGTTAAATTTTAGATTTAGAAAAGTCGTTCATTACTCTCTTATCTTTTGTATTTTATTGATACAGCTTATCATTGCTGGCTTTTTTTATAACGAATTTATAAATAGAAAGAATTTAGCATTCATTGAAAATCAGTTAAAAGAAGTAAATTCTCTTGAAAACTTAACAGATAACTCCAGAAAAGAGCTTTTAAACGCTCAAAATTCTCTTCAGCAATATCTTGTAAATGCTGACAAAAAGTACTTGGATTCTTATTTCGCATCTTTAGACAAATTAGGCGCAAATTTAGACAACATTAATAGCTATGAAGCTAAATTTCCAAAATTAAAAAATATATTATCATTTCAAAAAAAAGACTCTTTAGGCAGTAAAAACCTGAAGCTTTTGGTTGATTCTACTTATCAATATTCTACCCAATCAAATTTCAAAGCTCCCACTCCTTTACCTTCGCTGAAAAAGTATGAGAGCAATTATAATTTGGATAAATATGATTTTCACGTAGAAACAAAAACGATTGCTGATACGGTTAAGAAAAAAGGTCTTTTCGGACGTTTGGGAGATGCAATATCCGGGAAAGAGAACGTACGTAAAGAGAGTACAATTATTACCGTGAAACAAGGAAAGATCCCTGAAGCAACTGCTATAAAAGCTGATGTAGATAGTGTAATGAATCTTGTTCAAAACTATTATACCGGAGAAATAAAGAAAATGCAGGTGCAGGTAATTGGAAAACAAAATAATAACAATAAATTTTATACCATATTTAATAAACTTCTTATTTACAGTAATGGGGTGATGAATATTTATGATTTTGCGATCAAAGATTCTAAAGCTGATCTTGAAAAAGAATATGCTCTACGAAATTCTGAAAACAATAAGATTAGAACGAATCTGATTTTGGGAGCAATGGTTTTGATGTTTATTGTGTCTATATTAATAATGTATTTGACCAGAATCGCATTTGTATATGAAAACCAACTCAATGCAGCCAACAAACAGATTAAAGAGAACCTTAATTTTAAAAACAGAATTTTGGGAATGTTGAGTCATGAACTGCGTTCGCCGTTGAAGATTATTGGAATTTTCATCAGAAAAATCAATAAAAAAACGAATGATGACAGTATTAAAGAATATTTAAAGTCGATCAGTTTTACCAATAATACCTTATTGATGCAGGCCAATCAGATTTTAGAATATACCAAAAATCAACATGTAGAAAACCAGTTAATACCGGTTGTTTTTAATCTTAAAAATGAAGTAACCTCTATCTTAAATTCGATAGAACCTTATATTGAAACAAGAAATAATAAGTTTATTGTTGAAGAAAATATAGATCCGAAAATTGAGGTTTATTCTGATAATACAAAGATCAATCAGGTTTTTATGAATATACTTGCCAATGCCAATAAATTCACCGAAAATGGAGAAATACGTGTGATAACCAAAGCAGAATCTGTTGATGAAAATATAGTTTCTTTAACCACGATAATAAAAGATACCGGAGTTGGAATTTCAAAATCTGATCTCGAAAAAATATTTGAACCTTATTACCAAGGAGTTCTTTCGGAAGATGTAGAAAACTTAGGCGCAGGTTTAGGATTGAGCTTATGTAAGGAAATTGTAGAGCTGTATTCTGGGAATATCTCGGTAGACAGTGAGCAAAATGTAGGTACAACAGTGCGTTTCAAAATTAATTTGAATGTCAATAAATGA
- a CDS encoding site-specific integrase, which produces MEQTKKSTFKLLFYLKKNELKKNGNAPIMARITIDGTAKTLGTKLEINPNNWNLKFGRVEGKSSVALNINQKLDNIRGRIDKIYEDMLKHEGFATSQKVKLSFLGVGVMNDAILKVFNEQNSEFKNLVDKGERAESTYYKYNIVYTHLSDFISQRFHRDDMAFRELTGDFIREFDFYLRYDKQCSHNTVWVYTMPVLSLIELAMKKGLIRNSPFEDYEISMEETDRGYLLKENVEKLMKCKPSHPRYELVKDLFIFSCFTGLSYVDIKKLTVRNIQSFFDGHQWIISRRKKSDVASNVRLMDIPKRIIEKYQGTSRNEFIFPVPGNTTCNNHIKILMEDAEIITEQKVTFHTARHTFGTMFLTEGVPLESLSKMMGHKNIATTQIYAKITSQKISKDMDLVAPKFLAMEEAFSTTI; this is translated from the coding sequence ATGGAACAGACAAAAAAGTCAACGTTCAAACTACTTTTCTATTTGAAAAAGAATGAACTGAAAAAGAATGGAAATGCCCCCATTATGGCACGTATTACCATTGACGGAACAGCTAAAACTTTGGGAACAAAGCTAGAAATCAATCCAAATAATTGGAATTTGAAATTTGGGAGAGTTGAGGGAAAAAGTTCAGTTGCTTTAAACATCAATCAAAAGTTGGATAACATTCGTGGGCGCATCGACAAGATTTATGAAGATATGCTGAAACACGAAGGTTTTGCTACATCACAAAAAGTGAAACTGTCATTTTTAGGTGTCGGCGTAATGAATGATGCCATTTTAAAAGTTTTTAACGAACAGAATTCAGAATTTAAAAATTTAGTCGATAAGGGAGAACGTGCAGAAAGCACCTACTACAAATACAATATTGTTTATACTCACCTTTCAGATTTCATAAGCCAACGATTTCATAGAGACGATATGGCTTTCCGTGAGTTAACTGGCGACTTTATCAGAGAATTTGATTTTTATCTTCGATATGATAAACAATGTAGCCACAACACGGTTTGGGTTTACACGATGCCAGTTTTAAGCTTAATTGAACTGGCGATGAAAAAAGGTTTGATACGTAACAGTCCTTTTGAGGATTACGAAATCAGTATGGAAGAAACCGATAGAGGTTATCTTCTGAAAGAGAATGTTGAAAAATTAATGAAGTGCAAACCATCGCATCCTCGATATGAGCTGGTAAAAGATTTGTTTATTTTCAGTTGTTTTACAGGGTTATCGTATGTAGATATTAAAAAACTGACCGTTAGAAATATCCAATCTTTTTTTGATGGTCATCAATGGATTATCAGCAGAAGAAAGAAGTCTGATGTTGCATCCAATGTTCGCTTAATGGATATTCCAAAACGAATAATTGAAAAATACCAAGGCACCTCACGCAATGAATTTATTTTTCCGGTTCCTGGCAATACAACTTGCAATAATCACATTAAAATATTAATGGAAGATGCCGAGATTATTACTGAACAGAAAGTTACCTTTCATACTGCGAGACATACATTTGGAACAATGTTTTTGACCGAAGGTGTGCCTTTGGAAAGTCTTAGTAAAATGATGGGGCATAAAAATATTGCTACTACACAGATTTATGCCAAAATCACAAGCCAAAAAATTAGCAAGGATATGGATTTGGTTGCGCCTAAATTTCTTGCTATGGAAGAAGCTTTTTCAACAACTATTTAA
- a CDS encoding single-stranded DNA-binding protein: MNIIGRLTKDAEVRTLSNEKQVVNFSVATNESYKNKQGDRIEQTTYFDCAYWISAKVATLLTKGKLVELTGRVSTRAWIGKDGEAHSGLNFHTSQIKLHGGGRKTETVQVTGEGKTDDLPF, translated from the coding sequence ATGAACATCATTGGAAGACTGACAAAAGATGCGGAAGTACGCACATTGTCAAATGAAAAACAGGTAGTGAATTTTTCTGTAGCAACCAACGAAAGCTACAAAAACAAGCAAGGCGACCGCATAGAACAAACAACCTATTTCGATTGCGCTTATTGGATTTCTGCAAAGGTAGCCACACTACTCACCAAGGGTAAATTGGTTGAACTCACAGGCAGAGTAAGCACAAGAGCGTGGATAGGAAAAGACGGAGAAGCGCATTCTGGGTTAAACTTTCATACCTCGCAAATCAAACTGCACGGAGGTGGCAGGAAAACCGAAACCGTGCAAGTTACTGGAGAAGGAAAAACGGATGACCTTCCATTTTAA
- a CDS encoding DUF932 domain-containing protein, producing the protein MAHNINFNERTGRYSFFSVQQKAWHGLGQIVEQFPTSEEAIKYAGLDYEVVKSPIFTKNSGIIETASGIEIGSSELEVPNYFANIRTDNNAVLGVVGKDYHIVQNREAFNFFDAIVGGGEGILYETAGALGNGERIFITAKLPDYIRVGNGDDVTEKYIFLTTSHDGSGSITAAFTPIRIVCQNTLNASLRNMTNVVRIKHTSGAKQRIENAHKIMGLANTLSNQLERIFNDWAKVKVTDQEVKKLIQLALCPNKETFDLLKKGAEDEISTLFKNTVDDAFAYAMISDTQQMETTKGTLFGAYNAVTGYYQNVRNYKNDEAKLQSIVLGGTAQLKSQKAFELCTAFALDGAEILNLN; encoded by the coding sequence ATGGCACACAACATTAATTTCAACGAGAGAACAGGACGTTATTCATTTTTTAGCGTTCAGCAAAAAGCGTGGCACGGTTTAGGGCAAATCGTGGAGCAATTCCCAACCAGTGAAGAAGCGATTAAATACGCTGGATTAGACTATGAAGTCGTAAAATCCCCAATTTTCACTAAAAATTCGGGCATTATCGAAACTGCAAGCGGTATCGAAATAGGCAGTAGCGAATTGGAAGTACCTAATTATTTTGCCAACATACGAACCGATAACAATGCCGTTTTGGGTGTAGTTGGTAAAGATTATCACATTGTACAAAACCGTGAAGCTTTTAATTTCTTTGATGCTATTGTAGGCGGTGGCGAAGGTATTCTGTACGAAACCGCAGGCGCATTGGGCAACGGAGAACGTATTTTTATTACAGCTAAATTACCCGATTATATTCGTGTTGGCAATGGCGATGATGTTACGGAAAAGTATATTTTTCTAACCACTTCGCACGATGGTAGCGGAAGCATTACAGCCGCATTTACACCTATCCGTATTGTTTGTCAAAATACCTTAAATGCTTCATTGCGAAATATGACCAATGTAGTCCGCATCAAACACACATCGGGAGCAAAACAGCGTATCGAGAATGCCCACAAGATTATGGGATTGGCAAACACATTAAGCAATCAATTAGAGCGCATTTTCAACGATTGGGCAAAAGTAAAGGTAACAGACCAAGAAGTAAAAAAGCTAATTCAATTGGCACTTTGTCCGAACAAGGAAACTTTTGATTTGCTTAAAAAAGGTGCAGAAGATGAAATTTCAACCCTCTTTAAAAATACGGTTGATGATGCTTTTGCCTATGCAATGATAAGTGACACACAGCAAATGGAAACAACCAAAGGCACATTGTTCGGAGCGTACAACGCTGTTACAGGCTACTATCAGAATGTAAGAAATTACAAAAACGATGAAGCCAAATTGCAGAGTATTGTATTGGGCGGAACTGCCCAACTAAAATCGCAGAAAGCATTTGAATTGTGTACTGCATTTGCTTTAGACGGTGCGGAAATTTTAAATCTTAATTAA
- a CDS encoding DUF1281 family ferredoxin-like fold protein — protein MANWCNNTVVFEGKPEAIEQIQQLFQMMKSKEEKEKQGQLPDFVPDTNGGYFFNIYWNESDEGVFQYETKWSPNLEIIQKIAKQYKVNFIQDYEELGNMVYGRATFSDGIVTDIYLEDEDFANYHYDEETDNYHFEGEIYESDYEILETLLDRKISKSNI, from the coding sequence ATGGCAAATTGGTGCAATAATACGGTTGTTTTTGAGGGAAAACCTGAAGCAATCGAACAGATACAGCAGCTTTTCCAAATGATGAAAAGCAAAGAAGAAAAAGAAAAACAAGGGCAATTGCCCGATTTTGTTCCCGACACAAACGGCGGTTATTTCTTCAATATTTATTGGAATGAAAGCGATGAAGGCGTTTTTCAATATGAAACAAAATGGTCGCCTAATCTTGAAATTATTCAAAAGATAGCAAAACAGTACAAAGTAAATTTCATACAGGATTATGAAGAACTGGGCAATATGGTCTATGGCAGGGCAACATTTTCTGACGGGATTGTCACAGATATTTATTTGGAAGATGAAGATTTTGCCAATTATCATTATGACGAAGAAACCGACAATTATCATTTTGAAGGCGAAATTTATGAGAGTGATTATGAAATTTTGGAAACTCTTTTAGACCGAAAAATTTCCAAGAGCAATATTTAA
- a CDS encoding response regulator transcription factor, with amino-acid sequence MKTGTAQQKTSLAFINDKSPILDLICNELLSSGIEILFRSETFPNALNELSALKKLPQVCIVDLNFYDKNVLEQLQYLTSLHPTIKLIAHSDIDAEKVAKSLLGIGFVSYLLIGSDADIFKKAIKNATE; translated from the coding sequence ATGAAAACTGGTACTGCACAACAAAAAACTTCCCTTGCCTTTATCAATGATAAAAGCCCGATTTTAGATTTGATTTGCAACGAACTTCTTTCTTCAGGAATAGAAATTCTGTTTCGGTCTGAAACTTTTCCAAATGCTTTAAATGAATTATCGGCATTAAAAAAACTTCCGCAAGTTTGCATTGTTGACCTCAATTTTTACGACAAAAATGTACTGGAGCAACTACAATATTTAACTTCACTTCATCCCACAATAAAACTGATTGCCCATAGCGATATTGATGCTGAAAAAGTAGCGAAAAGTCTTTTGGGTATTGGTTTTGTAAGCTATTTATTAATTGGCAGTGATGCAGATATTTTTAAAAAAGCTATTAAAAACGCCACCGAATGA
- a CDS encoding helix-turn-helix domain-containing protein: MDLLTNETEEIIAHQQMIMQLRSYIEVILKNYRPVMNGEIYLSGDDLCRILHISKRTLQQYRDDNILPFIQIGGKIIYKESDILTVLEQNYIAKGKHCL; encoded by the coding sequence ATGGATTTACTAACGAATGAAACCGAAGAAATAATTGCCCATCAGCAAATGATAATGCAGTTGAGAAGCTATATCGAAGTCATACTAAAAAATTATCGTCCTGTAATGAATGGCGAAATTTATCTCTCAGGCGATGATTTGTGCAGAATACTTCACATCAGCAAAAGAACCTTACAACAATATCGCGATGATAATATTTTACCATTTATACAAATTGGTGGCAAGATTATTTACAAGGAAAGTGATATTCTAACTGTCTTGGAACAGAACTATATAGCCAAAGGCAAACATTGTTTATAA
- a CDS encoding helix-turn-helix domain-containing protein, whose protein sequence is MEVIAIQKSALDRINNELKSLLELTENATTKYIQIFKAEKWLDNQEVCLMMNITKRTLQTYKDKGLLPYSKLNRKNYYKLSDVQALLEARQSYNTNENGFTNE, encoded by the coding sequence ATGGAAGTTATCGCAATACAAAAATCTGCATTAGATAGAATAAACAATGAGTTAAAATCACTTTTGGAACTGACAGAAAATGCTACCACAAAATACATTCAGATTTTCAAAGCAGAAAAATGGCTCGATAACCAGGAAGTATGTCTGATGATGAACATTACCAAACGAACTTTACAGACTTATAAGGACAAAGGGCTATTGCCATATTCCAAATTAAACCGCAAAAACTATTACAAACTCTCGGATGTGCAGGCTTTGCTTGAAGCTCGACAATCTTACAATACCAACGAAAATGGATTTACTAACGAATGA
- a CDS encoding ATP-binding protein — protein MNRKLTTNSRLVNELFANYISTFAAFCELLNNSIQAKSKNIWIEIDYTLETEIHPLLIKKISVKDDGNGVHMSDIERKLLDIGTANKDGGKGIGRFASFQIGQEIEIETIGYSQEDKTFTETYIPLSFNSFGKNINVSEIELATKENILEGNNHNTFYKVTISSLYPHSTTENEPKKKIIDKFLKDNLSDAIFERYPLKIFNKEVTFHINGKALNPTDFVIDNPIKIAKTYTDTKGKEHKVLFDFMQIKKMDKIKVFLTAQNAGLNTIAGSLEYDASWLSPKIGGWFIYVSSSTLSSDIYRNIDLDDLDPDWRKVREFIKDKLNTFFKDRNFEFDNFSDNLKNDDFYPYKERASSKSKVILFDKLAYLVEDKYHILKDNNQLREIIYPLIDRTISNGELNNILRSVLKLNNKMISKFSDLLEKTDLDNIVEFSDKVASKIEDIEFLEKLVYSEISKNVKERKELHKFLEKMLWVFGEEYSESTKLLSDKNLEKNLTQLRQDCLMFKPSKDGDNINVIDEKPVKSITDLFMYNERVLDAKRREVLVVELKAPKVKISPKEIEQVMKYAREIEKLDASSSNIHYKILLISSKINSDAEFQIKGNQRNEDNPYFYFRNENKNIEIWIMKWSDLLENVKRKLKYMSAILNTKDIDVQEKAEKDFADIEFNKVSSSLKRVAM, from the coding sequence ATGAATAGAAAACTTACGACAAATTCAAGATTAGTCAATGAATTATTTGCTAATTATATCAGTACGTTTGCTGCATTCTGCGAATTATTAAATAACTCTATTCAAGCCAAGAGTAAAAATATTTGGATTGAAATTGACTATACTTTAGAAACTGAAATACATCCTCTTTTAATCAAAAAAATCTCTGTAAAAGATGACGGTAATGGAGTTCATATGTCTGACATTGAAAGGAAACTATTGGACATTGGAACGGCAAATAAAGATGGTGGTAAAGGAATTGGAAGATTTGCAAGTTTTCAAATCGGTCAAGAAATTGAAATTGAAACTATTGGATATTCACAAGAAGATAAGACATTTACTGAAACATATATCCCGTTATCATTCAATAGTTTTGGGAAAAACATCAATGTTTCTGAAATTGAATTAGCTACAAAAGAAAATATCTTAGAAGGAAATAATCATAATACTTTTTACAAGGTAACAATTTCCAGTTTGTACCCACATTCAACCACAGAAAATGAACCAAAAAAGAAAATTATTGACAAATTTCTTAAAGACAATCTTTCAGATGCAATTTTTGAGAGATACCCCTTAAAGATTTTTAATAAAGAAGTTACATTTCACATAAACGGTAAAGCTTTAAATCCTACTGATTTTGTAATAGATAATCCGATTAAAATAGCTAAAACTTATACAGACACAAAAGGTAAAGAACATAAAGTTCTTTTTGACTTTATGCAAATTAAGAAAATGGATAAAATCAAAGTCTTTTTAACAGCGCAAAATGCGGGTCTGAATACTATAGCGGGAAGTTTAGAATATGATGCAAGTTGGTTGAGCCCAAAAATTGGAGGATGGTTTATTTATGTGTCTTCCTCTACATTATCATCTGACATTTACAGAAATATAGATTTAGATGACTTAGACCCTGATTGGAGAAAAGTAAGAGAATTTATTAAAGATAAACTGAACACATTTTTTAAAGACAGAAATTTTGAATTTGACAATTTTTCCGACAATCTTAAAAATGATGATTTTTATCCATACAAAGAGAGGGCAAGCTCTAAATCAAAAGTTATCCTGTTTGATAAATTAGCCTATTTAGTAGAAGATAAATACCATATCTTAAAAGACAATAATCAGTTAAGAGAAATTATTTATCCCCTTATTGATAGAACAATATCAAATGGAGAATTAAATAACATTTTACGAAGTGTTCTAAAATTAAATAACAAAATGATATCTAAATTTTCCGATTTATTGGAAAAAACCGATTTAGATAATATTGTTGAGTTTTCAGATAAAGTTGCTTCAAAGATTGAAGATATTGAATTCCTCGAAAAATTGGTATATAGCGAAATATCAAAAAATGTAAAAGAGCGAAAAGAATTACATAAATTTTTAGAAAAAATGTTATGGGTTTTTGGAGAAGAATATTCAGAAAGCACTAAACTTTTGTCTGATAAGAATTTAGAAAAAAATTTAACTCAATTAAGACAAGACTGTTTAATGTTTAAGCCCTCAAAAGATGGAGATAATATTAATGTTATTGATGAAAAACCAGTAAAATCAATTACTGACCTTTTTATGTATAATGAAAGAGTTTTAGATGCTAAAAGAAGAGAAGTTTTAGTTGTTGAACTAAAAGCACCCAAAGTAAAAATAAGCCCTAAAGAAATAGAACAAGTAATGAAGTATGCCAGAGAAATTGAAAAACTTGACGCCTCAAGCTCCAATATTCATTATAAAATTTTGTTGATTAGCTCAAAAATAAATTCCGATGCTGAATTCCAAATAAAAGGTAATCAAAGAAATGAAGACAACCCCTATTTCTACTTCAGAAATGAAAATAAAAATATTGAAATATGGATTATGAAATGGTCTGATTTGTTAGAAAATGTAAAAAGGAAGCTAAAGTATATGTCAGCAATTTTAAATACTAAAGATATCGATGTTCAAGAAAAGGCAGAGAAAGACTTCGCAGATATTGAGTTTAATAAAGTGAGTTCCTCTTTAAAAAGAGTTGCGATGTAA
- a CDS encoding molybdenum ABC transporter permease, translated as MDAVTAQLVLGIIPLVIGIGLVYWISRRKFYRRNAVGAEGFSSFEASVFTRFIERIGKWLAYALIIIGILSIWSHWQMKKEKKQTEVKTEQPVER; from the coding sequence ATGGATGCGGTTACGGCTCAGTTAGTACTTGGTATTATTCCGCTTGTTATCGGAATAGGGCTTGTTTATTGGATAAGTCGCAGAAAATTTTACAGGCGTAATGCTGTTGGAGCCGAAGGGTTTTCCAGCTTTGAGGCATCAGTATTTACACGTTTTATAGAGCGTATTGGCAAATGGCTTGCCTATGCTTTGATTATTATCGGCATACTTTCTATTTGGTCGCATTGGCAAATGAAGAAAGAGAAAAAACAAACTGAGGTTAAAACGGAACAGCCTGTAGAGCGTTGA
- a CDS encoding DUF3872 domain-containing protein: MITIFNKFRIGLLPVYLMLAILTASVSLVSCRKDDDLEIQNNFPFEVKVMPVPKDVANGQTVEIRVTIQRTGNYSNTQYYLRYFQFDGQGSLRYYDETPYLPNDLYLLPTEQFRLYYTSASAVSQSFDVWISDSFGNEKQLTFQFNSSD; this comes from the coding sequence ATGATAACAATATTCAATAAATTCAGAATAGGATTATTGCCGGTATATCTAATGCTGGCAATCCTTACAGCTTCGGTTTCTTTGGTATCTTGCAGGAAAGATGACGACCTCGAAATACAGAACAATTTTCCTTTTGAGGTAAAAGTAATGCCGGTTCCGAAAGATGTTGCCAATGGACAAACGGTGGAAATACGTGTTACCATACAACGAACAGGAAATTACAGCAACACGCAATACTATCTCCGCTATTTTCAATTTGATGGGCAAGGTTCGCTACGTTATTATGATGAAACGCCATACTTGCCGAACGATTTGTATCTGTTACCAACAGAGCAATTCAGGTTGTATTACACATCTGCCTCTGCCGTTTCGCAATCTTTTGATGTGTGGATTTCGGATAGTTTTGGGAATGAAAAGCAACTGACTTTTCAGTTTAATAGCAGTGATTAA
- a CDS encoding conjugal transfer protein TraO, with protein MKKYIYTVMLVLVGITVAQAQRMLPKQKGIELNAGILSKDKIGNDYYLNIGMTVNGKNGNYQLWALEYTHQYHDYKNVRIPQETFTAEGGYSLFLLGDARKNITINLGITGVVGYESINRGEAILYDGAKILSEDNFIYGAGGRITFETYLSDRFVLVLQGRTKVFWGTDLEQFRPSAGVGLRFNF; from the coding sequence ATGAAAAAATATATCTACACCGTAATGCTCGTTTTAGTAGGCATCACGGTTGCACAAGCGCAAAGAATGCTCCCGAAGCAAAAAGGAATTGAACTGAATGCAGGTATTTTGTCCAAAGATAAAATAGGCAATGATTATTACCTCAACATCGGAATGACCGTGAACGGTAAAAACGGTAATTACCAGCTTTGGGCTTTGGAATATACACACCAATACCACGACTACAAAAATGTTCGCATACCGCAGGAAACGTTTACTGCAGAAGGTGGTTACAGCTTATTTTTATTAGGCGATGCCCGAAAAAATATCACGATTAATTTAGGAATAACAGGCGTGGTCGGTTACGAAAGCATCAACCGTGGCGAAGCGATATTGTATGACGGTGCAAAAATTTTGAGCGAAGACAATTTCATCTACGGAGCTGGCGGAAGAATAACTTTTGAAACGTATTTGTCAGACCGGTTTGTATTAGTGTTGCAAGGACGTACAAAAGTCTTTTGGGGCACAGACTTAGAGCAGTTCCGTCCGTCTGCTGGTGTGGGATTAAGGTTTAACTTTTAA